The following proteins are encoded in a genomic region of Kosakonia oryzae:
- the yciT gene encoding DNA-binding transcriptional regulator YciT, which translates to MNSRQQIILQTVIDKGQMSVADLARMTGVSEVTIRQDLNTLEKQSYLRRTHGFAVPLDSDDVETRMMSNYTVKRALADFAASLVSPGETVFIENGSSNALLARKLGEQRDITIITVSSYIAHLLKESLCDVILLGGIYQKKSESMVGPLTRQYIQQVHFSKAFIGIDGWQPETGFTGRDMMRTDVVNAVLEKGSEAIVLTDSSKFGAMHPYTLGPAERFQRVITDEKLSSEAHQQLRQAGLIVDIVKPGITD; encoded by the coding sequence ATGAATTCCCGACAACAAATTATTCTGCAAACGGTGATTGATAAAGGCCAGATGAGCGTCGCCGATCTGGCCCGCATGACTGGCGTTTCTGAAGTTACGATTCGTCAGGATCTGAATACGCTGGAGAAACAGAGCTATCTGCGCCGCACACACGGTTTTGCCGTACCGCTGGATAGTGATGATGTCGAAACGCGCATGATGAGTAACTACACCGTCAAGCGCGCGCTGGCAGATTTTGCCGCCTCTCTGGTTAGCCCTGGTGAAACCGTATTTATTGAAAACGGCAGCAGCAATGCGCTGCTCGCCCGTAAGTTAGGCGAACAGCGCGACATCACCATTATTACCGTCAGCAGCTATATCGCGCACCTGCTGAAAGAGTCACTGTGCGATGTGATTCTGCTTGGCGGCATCTACCAGAAAAAGAGTGAAAGCATGGTTGGCCCGCTGACGCGGCAGTACATCCAGCAGGTGCACTTCAGCAAAGCGTTTATCGGTATTGATGGCTGGCAGCCGGAAACGGGTTTTACCGGTCGGGATATGATGCGTACCGATGTCGTTAATGCGGTGCTGGAAAAAGGCAGCGAGGCGATTGTGCTTACCGACAGCTCCAAATTTGGCGCGATGCATCCTTATACGCTCGGCCCGGCTGAACGCTTCCAGCGAGTGATTACCGATGAAAAACTCTCTTCCGAAGCGCATCAGCAACTTCGCCAGGCTGGCCTGATCGTGGATATTGTTAAACCCGGTATTACTGATTAA
- the yciZ gene encoding protein YciZ/DeoL produces the protein MADIDLKLLAGRIDTVLDILVAGDTQSAIRNLEILKAELLDLDSNDKASSSGAPKTPWEI, from the coding sequence ATGGCAGACATTGACCTTAAACTCCTTGCCGGCCGGATCGATACCGTTCTGGACATACTGGTTGCCGGAGACACACAATCCGCAATTCGCAATCTGGAGATCCTGAAAGCGGAATTATTGGATCTCGACAGTAACGACAAGGCCTCCTCTTCCGGCGCACCGAAAACGCCCTGGGAAATTTGA
- a CDS encoding crotonase/enoyl-CoA hydratase family protein gives MTVINQATCKLFTDNERFTQLSGYYEEERRTVWMMLRARPRPCFNHALIEEIMNITWLVKRAGFAVDFWVTGSLVPGMYNTGGDLQFFVECIKNGRREALRAYARACVDCVHAASRGFDTGAISLAMVEGSALGGGFEAALAHHFLLAQRDARMGFPEIAFNLFPGMGAYSLVVRRSGMKLAEDLIYKGESHTAEWYEQQGLVDQTFDVGQGFIAVRTFIDTLQPRLNGVRAMLRARQRVLQLPRSELMDITEDWVDAAFCVQPKDIAYMERLVLLQNRHTAVSLRDAS, from the coding sequence ATGACTGTTATCAACCAGGCTACGTGCAAACTGTTTACTGATAATGAACGTTTTACGCAACTTTCTGGATACTATGAGGAGGAGCGACGTACCGTGTGGATGATGCTGCGCGCCAGGCCGCGCCCTTGCTTCAACCACGCATTGATTGAAGAGATCATGAATATCACCTGGCTCGTTAAACGGGCAGGGTTCGCAGTGGATTTCTGGGTAACAGGTTCGCTGGTTCCCGGTATGTACAACACCGGTGGAGATCTACAATTCTTTGTTGAATGCATTAAAAACGGACGACGCGAAGCGTTACGCGCCTATGCCCGTGCCTGCGTGGACTGTGTCCATGCCGCGTCACGCGGCTTTGACACCGGTGCGATTTCACTGGCCATGGTCGAAGGTAGCGCACTCGGCGGCGGTTTCGAAGCGGCGCTGGCGCACCACTTTCTGTTAGCGCAACGTGATGCCCGTATGGGTTTCCCCGAAATAGCCTTTAATCTCTTCCCCGGTATGGGGGCCTATTCGCTGGTCGTTCGTCGTTCCGGCATGAAACTGGCAGAAGATCTGATCTACAAAGGCGAGTCGCATACCGCCGAGTGGTACGAACAGCAGGGGCTGGTGGATCAGACCTTTGACGTCGGGCAGGGATTTATAGCGGTACGTACTTTTATCGATACGCTCCAGCCCCGTCTGAACGGTGTTCGCGCAATGCTACGTGCACGGCAGCGGGTACTGCAACTGCCGCGCAGCGAGTTGATGGATATTACAGAAGATTGGGTAGATGCGGCGTTTTGTGTCCAGCCTAAAGATATCGCCTATATGGAACGCCTGGTGCTACTGCAAAACCGGCATACTGCGGTGAGCTTACGTGATGCCAGCTAG
- the pdeR gene encoding cyclic di-GMP phosphodiesterase, with protein sequence MKDSQEQNLLFRYLGSNSPFWRLSADSNALHFAPDETADISQVVPLTDEQAKQIREMTVITSSLTLHISVYGEEMTIHLVGRKISRREWAGTASAWDDTQSVARDLVQGLSFAEQVVSEANSVIVILDRLGNIQRFNRLSEEYTGMKEQEVIGQNVFKLFMSRSEAAASKRNITQFFREGSSYEVERWIKTRKGQRLFLFRNKFVHSGSGKNEIFLICSGTDITEERRAQERLRVLANTDTITGLPNRNAIHEMISDAIAHRGDTQVGIVYLDLDNFKKVNDAYGHMFGDQLLQAVALAILSCLEEGQVLARLGGDEFIVLGTNTSQSTLEAMASRILTRLRQPFRIGLIEIYTGCSLGIALAPQHGTDRESVIRNADTAMYTAKENGRGKFCVFSPEMNQRVFEYIWLDTNLRRALEKNQLVIHYQPKVTWRGEVRSLEALVRWQSPERGLIPPLDFIAYAEESGLIVPLGRWVMLEVVRQLAKWRDKGINLRVAVNVSARQLADQTIFSDLKQALHDLNFEHCPIDVELTESCLIENAELALSVIQQFSALGAQVHLDDFGTGYSSLSQLARFPLDAIKLDQSFVREIHKQSVSQSLVRAIVAVAQALNLQVIAEGVESAKEDAFLTKNGVSERQGFLFAKPMPAAAFERWFKRYQARKTR encoded by the coding sequence ATGAAAGACTCGCAGGAACAGAATCTGCTGTTTCGTTACCTGGGTTCGAATAGCCCATTCTGGCGATTGAGCGCCGATAGCAACGCCCTGCACTTTGCCCCCGATGAAACTGCCGATATCAGCCAGGTGGTGCCTCTGACTGATGAGCAGGCGAAACAGATCCGCGAAATGACGGTGATCACTTCCAGCTTAACCTTGCATATTTCCGTTTACGGTGAAGAGATGACTATCCATCTGGTCGGGCGCAAAATTTCCCGCCGCGAATGGGCTGGCACCGCTTCAGCCTGGGACGATACGCAGTCTGTCGCCCGTGACCTGGTTCAGGGGCTCTCTTTTGCCGAACAGGTTGTTTCGGAAGCCAATTCAGTGATCGTGATCCTCGATCGCCTCGGCAATATCCAGCGCTTTAACCGGTTGAGCGAAGAATATACCGGGATGAAAGAGCAGGAAGTGATCGGGCAAAATGTCTTTAAGCTGTTTATGAGCCGTAGTGAAGCCGCCGCCTCAAAGCGCAATATCACGCAATTTTTTAGGGAAGGTTCATCCTATGAGGTGGAGCGCTGGATCAAAACGCGCAAAGGCCAACGCCTGTTTCTGTTTCGCAATAAGTTCGTCCACAGCGGCAGCGGTAAAAACGAGATCTTCCTGATTTGCTCGGGCACGGATATTACCGAGGAGCGCCGGGCGCAGGAACGATTGCGGGTGCTGGCGAATACTGACACCATCACCGGTTTACCTAACCGCAATGCCATTCATGAGATGATCAGCGACGCCATTGCCCATCGGGGCGATACGCAGGTCGGGATTGTGTATCTCGATTTAGATAACTTCAAAAAAGTTAACGACGCGTATGGCCACATGTTTGGCGATCAGCTGTTACAGGCGGTTGCACTGGCTATTTTGAGCTGCCTTGAAGAAGGCCAGGTGCTGGCAAGGCTCGGCGGCGATGAATTTATCGTGCTGGGGACGAACACTTCGCAGAGCACTCTCGAAGCAATGGCTTCCCGCATACTGACACGCCTGCGTCAGCCCTTCCGTATCGGGCTTATCGAAATTTATACGGGGTGTTCGCTGGGTATTGCGCTTGCGCCGCAGCACGGTACCGATCGCGAAAGCGTGATCCGCAACGCCGACACGGCGATGTATACCGCCAAAGAGAATGGTCGCGGGAAATTTTGCGTCTTCTCGCCGGAGATGAATCAGCGTGTTTTTGAATATATCTGGCTGGATACCAACCTGCGCCGGGCGCTGGAAAAAAACCAGCTGGTCATTCACTATCAACCCAAAGTGACCTGGCGCGGCGAAGTTCGCAGCCTGGAAGCGCTGGTGCGCTGGCAATCGCCGGAGCGTGGATTGATCCCGCCGCTGGATTTTATTGCCTATGCGGAAGAGTCCGGGCTGATTGTTCCGCTCGGGCGATGGGTCATGCTGGAGGTGGTGCGTCAGCTCGCGAAATGGCGAGACAAAGGGATCAATTTGCGCGTCGCGGTCAACGTTTCAGCGCGCCAACTCGCTGACCAGACGATTTTTAGCGATCTGAAACAGGCGCTTCATGACCTTAATTTTGAACACTGTCCTATTGATGTCGAACTGACCGAAAGCTGCCTGATTGAAAACGCCGAACTGGCGCTGTCGGTTATTCAGCAATTCAGCGCATTAGGCGCGCAGGTGCATCTGGATGATTTCGGCACCGGCTACTCGTCTCTGTCGCAGCTGGCGCGTTTTCCCCTGGACGCCATTAAGCTCGACCAATCTTTTGTCCGTGAAATTCATAAACAATCCGTTTCGCAATCGCTGGTACGTGCGATTGTCGCCGTGGCGCAGGCGCTGAATTTGCAGGTGATCGCCGAAGGGGTAGAGAGCGCAAAAGAAGACGCCTTTCTGACCAAGAACGGCGTCAGTGAGCGGCAGGGGTTTCTGTTTGCCAAACCGATGCCCGCTGCCGCGTTTGAGCGCTGGTTTAAGCGCTACCAGGCGCGAAAGACGCGCTAG
- a CDS encoding exoribonuclease II produces the protein MFQDNPLLAQLKQQLHSQTPRAEGVVKGTEKGFGFLEVDAQKSYFIPPPQMKKVMHGDKIIAVIHSDKDRESAEPEELVEPFLTRFVGKVQKKDDRLSIVPDHPLLKDAIPCRAARGVEHDFKEGDWAVAEMRRHPLKGDRGFYAELTQFITFAEDHFVPWWVTLARHNLEKEAPNGVATEMLDDGLQRVDLTALDFVTIDSASTEDMDDALFVEETADGKLQLTVAIADPTAWIAEGSKLDDSAKVRAFTNYLPGFNIPMLPRELSDDLCSLRANEIRPALVCRMTLDDEGSIEEDIEFFAATIESKAKLVYDEVSDWLENTGSWQPANEAIAAQIRLLHRVSQLRSQWRQTHALVFKDRPDYRFVLGEKGEVLDIVAEPRRIANRIVEEAMIAANICAARVLRDKLGFGIYNVHLGFDPANSEQLAAMLKTHGMHVDAEEVLTLEGFCKLRRELDAQPSGFLDSRIRRFQSFAEISVAPGPHFGLGLEAYATWTSPIRKYGDMVNHRLLKAIIKGETPKRPQDETTVQMAERRRLNRMAERDVGDWLYARFLQNKAGTDTRFAAEIIDVSRGGMRVRLVDNGAVAFIPAPFIHAVRDELVCSQENGTVQIKGETAFKVTDVIDVTIAEVRMETRSIIARPAL, from the coding sequence ATGTTTCAGGACAACCCGCTGCTAGCGCAGCTTAAACAGCAACTTCATTCCCAGACACCGCGCGCGGAAGGTGTTGTAAAAGGCACGGAAAAAGGCTTCGGATTTTTGGAAGTCGATGCGCAAAAAAGCTACTTCATTCCACCACCGCAGATGAAGAAAGTGATGCACGGCGACAAAATCATCGCTGTCATTCACAGCGACAAAGATCGCGAAAGCGCAGAGCCTGAAGAGCTGGTCGAGCCGTTTCTGACCCGTTTTGTCGGCAAAGTGCAGAAGAAAGACGATCGTCTTTCCATCGTACCGGACCATCCGTTGCTAAAAGACGCCATTCCCTGCCGCGCGGCTCGCGGTGTGGAACATGATTTTAAAGAAGGCGACTGGGCCGTTGCGGAAATGCGTCGCCATCCACTCAAAGGCGATCGCGGTTTCTATGCCGAACTGACGCAGTTTATTACCTTTGCGGAAGACCATTTTGTTCCGTGGTGGGTCACCCTGGCGCGCCACAATCTGGAAAAAGAAGCGCCGAACGGCGTGGCGACGGAAATGCTTGATGACGGGCTGCAACGCGTCGATCTGACCGCGCTGGATTTTGTCACTATCGACAGCGCCAGCACTGAAGATATGGACGATGCGCTGTTTGTGGAAGAGACTGCCGACGGCAAGCTGCAACTGACTGTTGCTATCGCCGATCCTACCGCGTGGATTGCTGAAGGCAGCAAGCTGGATGATTCCGCCAAAGTGCGCGCGTTCACCAACTACCTGCCGGGCTTTAATATCCCGATGCTACCGCGTGAACTCTCCGACGATCTCTGCTCTCTGCGCGCGAACGAAATCCGCCCTGCGCTGGTTTGCCGTATGACGCTGGATGACGAAGGTAGCATCGAAGAGGATATTGAATTCTTTGCTGCCACCATCGAATCGAAAGCCAAACTGGTTTACGACGAAGTGTCCGACTGGCTGGAAAATACCGGTTCATGGCAACCGGCGAATGAAGCGATTGCCGCGCAGATCCGTCTGCTGCATCGCGTAAGCCAGCTTCGTTCACAATGGCGCCAAACCCACGCTCTGGTGTTCAAAGATCGCCCGGATTACCGCTTTGTGCTGGGTGAAAAAGGCGAAGTGCTGGATATCGTGGCCGAACCGCGTCGTATTGCGAACCGCATTGTCGAAGAAGCAATGATTGCTGCCAACATCTGCGCCGCTCGCGTTCTGCGCGACAAGCTGGGCTTCGGTATTTATAACGTGCACCTTGGTTTTGATCCGGCGAACAGCGAGCAGCTGGCCGCTATGCTGAAAACCCATGGCATGCATGTCGATGCGGAAGAAGTGCTGACGCTGGAAGGCTTCTGCAAACTGCGTCGTGAACTGGATGCTCAACCGTCCGGCTTCCTCGATAGCCGTATTCGCCGCTTCCAGTCGTTTGCTGAGATCAGCGTGGCACCAGGCCCGCACTTCGGTCTTGGCCTCGAAGCGTATGCCACCTGGACTTCACCGATCCGCAAGTACGGCGATATGGTTAACCATCGTCTGCTGAAAGCGATTATTAAAGGTGAAACGCCGAAGCGTCCGCAAGACGAAACCACCGTACAGATGGCTGAACGTCGCCGTTTGAATCGCATGGCTGAACGCGATGTTGGCGACTGGTTGTACGCCCGTTTCCTGCAGAACAAAGCCGGTACGGATACCCGTTTTGCGGCCGAGATTATCGATGTCAGCCGTGGCGGTATGCGCGTGCGCCTGGTCGATAACGGCGCAGTCGCGTTTATTCCGGCCCCCTTCATTCACGCGGTGCGTGATGAGCTGGTTTGCAGCCAGGAAAACGGCACGGTGCAAATCAAAGGCGAAACAGCGTTTAAAGTGACGGATGTTATTGATGTCACTATCGCCGAAGTGCGCATGGAAACCCGCAGCATTATCGCGCGCCCGGCCCTGTAA
- a CDS encoding carboxymuconolactone decarboxylase family protein gives MERRRTEGKNHWYHETQSSASRAQALPLVPEAATVNDPFLLDIALPEDQAANLDGIVTPARKLYALLFPQRVTVNRLRTFSTYDRLSTALTVAQVFGIQRLCNHYAARLAPLPGPDSSRESNYRLAQITQYARQLAASPSVIDARARQQLEGVGLTQYDVVVITQIIGFVAFQARVLAILQAVLGQPVRVIPGMEIQQEADASLFADADITWEPAIDAVDLRIANAPQMESLAHWQPLPELRLLAPLLAHEHLQLNALGEICDKLTRAMPNKQLAGLTALYTARINGSVGCFAEALQRTPQERSMEHALRSGEREINRETADNPQIKALLQSVQLLTCAADRFSPLHFSLLVEQGFTRQAAVSLLMGCALNGWLNRLKIALGQTTFPETE, from the coding sequence ATGGAACGACGCCGGACAGAAGGCAAAAACCACTGGTACCATGAGACCCAGTCGAGTGCCAGCCGTGCGCAGGCGCTACCGCTGGTTCCCGAAGCCGCCACGGTAAATGACCCTTTCCTGCTCGATATCGCCCTGCCTGAAGACCAGGCTGCCAATCTTGACGGTATTGTGACACCCGCCCGCAAGCTCTACGCCCTGCTCTTTCCGCAGCGCGTGACGGTTAATCGCCTGCGCACCTTCAGCACCTACGATCGCCTCAGCACTGCGCTTACCGTGGCGCAGGTTTTTGGTATTCAGCGGCTATGCAACCACTATGCAGCGCGACTCGCACCGCTGCCAGGCCCGGATTCTTCGCGTGAGAGTAACTACCGGCTGGCGCAAATCACGCAATATGCCCGCCAGCTTGCCGCTTCACCGTCAGTGATTGACGCCCGCGCGCGGCAGCAACTGGAAGGTGTCGGTTTAACGCAGTATGACGTAGTAGTGATCACGCAAATTATCGGCTTTGTCGCTTTCCAGGCCCGTGTGTTAGCGATATTGCAGGCCGTTCTCGGCCAGCCTGTGCGCGTGATCCCTGGCATGGAGATACAGCAGGAAGCCGATGCCTCGCTGTTCGCTGATGCCGACATTACGTGGGAGCCTGCTATTGATGCCGTGGATTTGCGCATTGCTAATGCACCGCAGATGGAGTCGCTGGCTCACTGGCAACCGCTGCCGGAACTGCGCCTGCTTGCCCCGCTGCTGGCACATGAACATTTGCAATTAAATGCGCTGGGCGAGATTTGCGACAAGCTGACCAGAGCGATGCCGAATAAACAGCTCGCCGGGCTTACCGCGCTCTATACTGCCCGCATTAATGGCAGCGTCGGTTGTTTCGCCGAAGCGCTACAACGTACTCCGCAAGAGAGATCGATGGAACACGCGTTGCGCAGCGGCGAGCGCGAGATTAATCGTGAAACGGCCGATAATCCGCAAATCAAAGCATTGCTGCAGTCCGTGCAACTGCTTACCTGCGCCGCCGATCGCTTCAGCCCGCTGCACTTTTCGCTGCTTGTTGAGCAAGGTTTCACCCGGCAGGCGGCGGTGAGTCTGCTGATGGGCTGCGCCCTGAATGGCTGGCTTAACCGCCTGAAAATCGCCCTCGGGCAAACCACCTTCCCTGAAACGGAATAA
- the fabI gene encoding enoyl-ACP reductase FabI — translation MGFLSGKRILVTGVASKLSIAYGIAQAMHREGAELAFTYQNDKLKGRVEEFAAQLGSSIVLECDVAKDESIDALFADLAKVWPKFDGFVHSIGFAPGDQLDGDYVNAVTREGFKIAHDISSYSFVAMAKACRQMLNPGSALLTLSYLGAERAIPNYNVMGLAKASLEANVRYMANAMGPEGVRVNGISAGPIRTLAASGIKDFRKMLAHCEAVTPIRRTVTIEDVGNSAAFLCSDLSAGISGEVVHVDGGFNIAAMNELEIK, via the coding sequence ATGGGTTTTCTTTCCGGTAAGCGCATTCTGGTTACTGGCGTCGCCAGCAAACTCTCCATCGCATACGGCATCGCACAGGCAATGCATCGCGAAGGCGCTGAGCTGGCATTCACCTACCAGAACGACAAGCTGAAAGGCCGTGTTGAAGAGTTTGCCGCCCAGCTGGGTTCCAGCATTGTTCTGGAATGTGATGTTGCTAAGGATGAGAGCATCGACGCCCTGTTTGCGGACCTGGCGAAAGTCTGGCCGAAATTTGACGGTTTCGTTCACTCCATCGGCTTCGCGCCGGGCGATCAACTGGACGGCGACTACGTCAACGCGGTAACCCGCGAAGGTTTTAAAATCGCACACGACATCAGCTCCTACAGCTTCGTGGCAATGGCTAAGGCCTGCCGCCAGATGCTGAATCCGGGCTCTGCGCTGCTGACGCTCTCCTACCTGGGCGCTGAGCGTGCGATCCCGAACTACAACGTCATGGGTCTGGCTAAAGCCTCTCTGGAAGCGAACGTGCGTTACATGGCGAATGCCATGGGCCCGGAAGGCGTGCGTGTTAACGGTATTTCCGCAGGTCCGATCCGTACGCTGGCGGCGTCCGGTATTAAAGACTTCCGTAAAATGCTGGCGCACTGCGAAGCGGTTACCCCAATTCGCCGCACTGTAACCATTGAGGACGTCGGCAACTCCGCTGCGTTCCTGTGCTCCGATCTCTCCGCCGGTATCTCCGGTGAAGTGGTTCACGTAGACGGCGGCTTTAACATCGCTGCGATGAACGAACTGGAAATCAAATAA
- the sapF gene encoding putrescine export ABC transporter ATP-binding protein SapF: MVETLLEVRNLSKTFRYRTGWFRRQTVEAVKPLSFTLREKQTLAIIGENGSGKSTLAKMLAGMVEPSSGELVIDDQPLHFGDYTFRSQRIRMIFQDPTTSLNPRQRLSQILDFPLRLNTDLEPEARQKRILETLRMVGLLPDHVSYYPYMLAPGQKQRLGLARALILRPKVIIADEALASLDMSMRSQLINLMLELQEKQGISYIYVTQHIGMMKHISDQVLVMHQGEVVERGSTADVLASPLHDLTKRLIAGHFGEALTADAWRQDR, from the coding sequence ATGGTTGAGACCTTGCTTGAAGTACGTAACCTGAGCAAAACCTTCCGCTACCGCACAGGCTGGTTCCGTCGTCAAACCGTGGAAGCGGTTAAACCGTTAAGTTTTACCCTGCGCGAAAAGCAGACGCTGGCGATTATCGGCGAGAACGGTTCCGGGAAATCTACGCTGGCGAAAATGCTGGCGGGCATGGTGGAACCCTCTTCCGGCGAGCTGGTGATTGACGACCAGCCGCTGCATTTCGGCGACTATACTTTCCGCAGCCAGCGCATTCGCATGATTTTTCAGGATCCCACGACATCGCTCAACCCGCGCCAGCGTTTGTCGCAAATTCTTGATTTTCCGCTACGTCTGAACACGGATCTGGAGCCGGAAGCGCGACAAAAGCGCATTCTGGAGACGCTGCGCATGGTGGGTTTGTTACCGGATCATGTCAGTTATTACCCGTACATGCTGGCGCCAGGGCAAAAACAGCGCCTTGGCCTGGCGCGCGCGCTGATCCTGCGGCCGAAGGTAATCATCGCCGATGAAGCGCTGGCCTCGCTGGATATGTCGATGCGTTCGCAGTTAATTAACCTGATGCTGGAATTGCAGGAAAAACAGGGTATCTCTTATATCTATGTCACCCAGCATATCGGGATGATGAAGCACATCAGCGACCAGGTGCTGGTCATGCATCAGGGCGAAGTGGTGGAGCGCGGCAGCACTGCCGATGTGCTGGCCTCTCCGCTGCATGATTTAACAAAACGTCTGATCGCCGGGCATTTTGGCGAAGCGTTAACCGCTGATGCCTGGCGTCAAGACCGCTGA
- the sapD gene encoding putrescine export ABC transporter ATP-binding protein SapD: protein MPLLDIRNLTIEVKTGDDWVKAVDRISLTLAEGEIRGLVGESGSGKSLIAKAICGVTKDNWRVTADRMRFDDIDLLRLSARERRKLLGHNVSMIFQEPQSCLDPSERVGKQLMQNIPGWTWKGRWWQRFGWRKRRAIELLHRVGIKDHEDAMRSFPYELTEGECQKVMIAIALANQPRLLIADEPTNAMEPTTQAQIFRLLDRLNQNNNTTIMLISHDLQMLSKWADRINVMYCGQTVETAPSEELVATPHHPYTQALIRAIPDFGSAMPHKSRLNTMPGAIPLLEQLPIGCRLGPRCPYAQRKCVETPRLTGARNHLYACHFPLNMESE, encoded by the coding sequence ATGCCACTTCTTGATATCCGCAATCTGACCATTGAAGTGAAGACCGGCGATGATTGGGTTAAAGCCGTCGATCGCATCAGCCTGACGCTGGCAGAAGGTGAAATTCGCGGGCTGGTGGGCGAATCCGGTTCGGGTAAGAGCCTGATCGCAAAAGCGATTTGCGGCGTCACCAAAGATAACTGGCGCGTCACCGCCGATCGCATGCGCTTTGACGATATCGACCTGCTGCGTCTTTCGGCGCGCGAGCGCCGCAAGCTGCTCGGCCATAACGTATCGATGATTTTCCAGGAGCCGCAATCCTGTCTCGATCCCTCGGAGCGCGTCGGTAAGCAGTTGATGCAAAACATTCCCGGCTGGACGTGGAAAGGCCGCTGGTGGCAGCGCTTTGGCTGGCGAAAACGCCGGGCTATTGAGTTGCTGCACCGCGTCGGGATTAAAGATCACGAAGATGCGATGCGCAGTTTCCCCTACGAGCTGACCGAAGGTGAATGTCAGAAAGTGATGATCGCCATCGCGCTGGCTAATCAGCCGCGCCTGCTGATTGCCGACGAACCGACAAACGCGATGGAGCCGACGACCCAGGCGCAGATCTTCCGCCTGCTCGACCGTCTTAACCAGAACAACAACACCACCATTATGCTGATCAGCCACGATCTGCAAATGCTCAGCAAATGGGCCGACCGTATTAATGTGATGTATTGCGGGCAAACGGTGGAAACCGCGCCCAGCGAGGAGCTGGTGGCTACACCGCACCATCCGTATACGCAGGCACTGATCCGTGCGATTCCGGACTTTGGCAGCGCGATGCCGCATAAAAGCCGTCTCAACACCATGCCCGGCGCCATTCCGCTGCTTGAGCAACTGCCGATTGGTTGCCGCCTCGGGCCGCGCTGTCCGTATGCGCAGCGCAAATGCGTCGAAACACCGCGTCTGACCGGTGCGCGAAACCATCTTTATGCCTGCCACTTCCCGCTGAATATGGAGAGCGAATGA
- the sapC gene encoding putrescine export ABC transporter permease SapC: MPYDSVYSEKRPPGALRTAWRKFYGDTTAMIGLYGCGALALLCIFGHWFAPYGIDQQFLGYQLLPPSWSRYGDVSFFLGTDDLGRDVLSRLLSGAAPTVGGAFIVTLAATLCGLALGVFAGATHGLRSAVLNHILDTLLSLPTLLLAIIVVAFAGPHLIHAMFAVWLALLPRMVRSVYSMVHDELEKEYVVAARLDGASTSNILWYAVLPNITAGMVTEITRALSMAILDIAALGFLDLGAQLPSPEWGAMLGDALELIYVAPWTVMLPGAAIMISVLLVNILGDGIRRAIAAGVE; this comes from the coding sequence ATGCCTTACGATAGCGTTTACAGCGAAAAACGCCCACCCGGCGCGCTGCGCACAGCCTGGCGTAAATTTTATGGCGATACCACCGCGATGATCGGTCTGTACGGCTGCGGCGCGCTGGCGCTACTGTGTATTTTTGGCCACTGGTTTGCGCCTTATGGCATCGACCAGCAGTTCCTCGGTTATCAGCTTTTACCGCCATCATGGTCGCGCTATGGTGATGTGTCGTTTTTCCTCGGCACGGACGACCTGGGCCGTGATGTGCTGAGCCGCCTGCTGAGCGGCGCAGCGCCAACGGTAGGCGGTGCATTTATCGTCACGCTGGCCGCCACCCTGTGCGGGCTGGCGCTCGGTGTTTTTGCGGGCGCAACCCACGGGCTGCGTTCCGCCGTACTGAACCATATTCTCGATACACTGTTATCACTGCCGACGCTGCTGCTGGCGATTATTGTGGTGGCGTTTGCCGGCCCGCATCTTATTCATGCGATGTTCGCCGTCTGGCTGGCGCTGCTGCCGCGCATGGTGCGCTCGGTCTACAGTATGGTGCATGACGAGCTGGAGAAAGAGTATGTGGTGGCCGCCCGGCTTGATGGCGCGTCAACGAGTAATATCCTCTGGTACGCCGTGCTGCCCAATATTACCGCCGGGATGGTGACGGAAATCACCCGTGCGCTGTCGATGGCGATTCTGGATATCGCTGCGCTGGGCTTTCTTGATCTCGGCGCGCAGCTTCCCTCTCCGGAATGGGGTGCGATGCTCGGCGATGCGCTGGAACTGATTTATGTCGCGCCGTGGACTGTGATGCTACCGGGTGCGGCCATTATGATTAGCGTGCTGCTGGTTAACATCCTCGGCGACGGGATCCGTCGTGCGATCGCGGCGGGAGTCGAATAA